From one Cyprinus carpio isolate SPL01 chromosome B3, ASM1834038v1, whole genome shotgun sequence genomic stretch:
- the LOC109054680 gene encoding ubiquitin domain-containing protein UBFD1-like isoform X3 — MEAEVTQKVPEVLCEAAGQEDAAGTEQASLTDGESTSAQPAAVSNGEESDEGKEMVEVKIIWNKNKYDLKIPLDGTGAKLKEKIHTLTGLPPAMQKVMYKGLLPEDKTLREIKVTNGAKIMVVGSTINDVLAVNTPKEVIQQEVKAEENKKEPLCRQKQHRKVLDKGKPDDVMPSIKGAKERLPTVPLSGMYNKSGGKVRLTFKLEQDQLWIGTKERTEKIPMGSIKNVVTEPIEGHEDYHMMAFQLGPTEASQYWVYWVPAQFVDAIKDTVLGKWQYF, encoded by the exons ATGGAGGCTGAGGTCACGCAGAAGGTACCAGAAGTGTTGTGCGAAGCTGCTGGACAAGAAGATGCCGCAGGGACTGAACAAGCATCTCTTACCGATGGAGAAAGCACATCAGCTCAGCCCGCTGCTGTCAGCAACGGAGAGGAAAGTGACGAGGGGAAAGAGATGGTGGAAGTGAAAATCATttggaacaaaaacaaatatgaccTTAAAATTCCTTTAGATGGCACCGGTGCTAAACTGAAGGAGAAGATTCACACTCTCACTG GTCTTCCACCTGCTATGCAGAAAGTGATGTACAAAGGACTGCTACCAGAGGACAAGACGCTTCGAGAAATCAAAGTTACAAATGGTGCAAAGATTATGGTTGTCGGATCTACAATAAATGATGTACTAGCTGTAAATACACCAAAAGAAGTTATTCAGCAAGAGGTTAAAGCTGAGGAGAACAAAAAGGAGCCATTGTGCAGGCAAAAG caacatAGAAAAGTTTTGGATAAAGGAAAACCAGATGATGTCATGCCATCTATAAAAGGAGCTAAG GAGCGTCTGCCAACAGTGCCTTTATCAGGAATGTACAACAAATCTGGTGGAAAAGTACGACTCACTTTTAAACTAGAACAGGATCAGTTGTGGATCGGAACAAAAG aaagaacagaaaaaattCCAATGGGTTCCATCAAAAATGTTGTGACTGAGCCAATAGAGGGTCATGAGGACTATCATATGATG GCATTTCAGCTGGGTCCGACAGAAGCCTCACAATATTGGGTCTACTGGGTGCCTGCACAGTTTGTTGATGCAATCAAAGACACAGTTCTCGGAAAATGGCAGTATTTTTAA
- the LOC109054680 gene encoding ubiquitin domain-containing protein UBFD1-like isoform X1, translating into MAAQDGSEVVGMEAEVTQKVPEVLCEAAGQEDAAGTEQASLTDGESTSAQPAAVSNGEESDEGKEMVEVKIIWNKNKYDLKIPLDGTGAKLKEKIHTLTGLPPAMQKVMYKGLLPEDKTLREIKVTNGAKIMVVGSTINDVLAVNTPKEVIQQEVKAEENKKEPLCRQKQHRKVLDKGKPDDVMPSIKGAKERLPTVPLSGMYNKSGGKVRLTFKLEQDQLWIGTKERTEKIPMGSIKNVVTEPIEGHEDYHMMAFQLGPTEASQYWVYWVPAQFVDAIKDTVLGKWQYF; encoded by the exons ATGGCGGCGCAGGATG GGAGTGAGGTAGTAGGAATGGAGGCTGAGGTCACGCAGAAGGTACCAGAAGTGTTGTGCGAAGCTGCTGGACAAGAAGATGCCGCAGGGACTGAACAAGCATCTCTTACCGATGGAGAAAGCACATCAGCTCAGCCCGCTGCTGTCAGCAACGGAGAGGAAAGTGACGAGGGGAAAGAGATGGTGGAAGTGAAAATCATttggaacaaaaacaaatatgaccTTAAAATTCCTTTAGATGGCACCGGTGCTAAACTGAAGGAGAAGATTCACACTCTCACTG GTCTTCCACCTGCTATGCAGAAAGTGATGTACAAAGGACTGCTACCAGAGGACAAGACGCTTCGAGAAATCAAAGTTACAAATGGTGCAAAGATTATGGTTGTCGGATCTACAATAAATGATGTACTAGCTGTAAATACACCAAAAGAAGTTATTCAGCAAGAGGTTAAAGCTGAGGAGAACAAAAAGGAGCCATTGTGCAGGCAAAAG caacatAGAAAAGTTTTGGATAAAGGAAAACCAGATGATGTCATGCCATCTATAAAAGGAGCTAAG GAGCGTCTGCCAACAGTGCCTTTATCAGGAATGTACAACAAATCTGGTGGAAAAGTACGACTCACTTTTAAACTAGAACAGGATCAGTTGTGGATCGGAACAAAAG aaagaacagaaaaaattCCAATGGGTTCCATCAAAAATGTTGTGACTGAGCCAATAGAGGGTCATGAGGACTATCATATGATG GCATTTCAGCTGGGTCCGACAGAAGCCTCACAATATTGGGTCTACTGGGTGCCTGCACAGTTTGTTGATGCAATCAAAGACACAGTTCTCGGAAAATGGCAGTATTTTTAA
- the LOC109054680 gene encoding ubiquitin domain-containing protein UBFD1-like isoform X2, with amino-acid sequence MGSEVVGMEAEVTQKVPEVLCEAAGQEDAAGTEQASLTDGESTSAQPAAVSNGEESDEGKEMVEVKIIWNKNKYDLKIPLDGTGAKLKEKIHTLTGLPPAMQKVMYKGLLPEDKTLREIKVTNGAKIMVVGSTINDVLAVNTPKEVIQQEVKAEENKKEPLCRQKQHRKVLDKGKPDDVMPSIKGAKERLPTVPLSGMYNKSGGKVRLTFKLEQDQLWIGTKERTEKIPMGSIKNVVTEPIEGHEDYHMMAFQLGPTEASQYWVYWVPAQFVDAIKDTVLGKWQYF; translated from the exons ATGG GGAGTGAGGTAGTAGGAATGGAGGCTGAGGTCACGCAGAAGGTACCAGAAGTGTTGTGCGAAGCTGCTGGACAAGAAGATGCCGCAGGGACTGAACAAGCATCTCTTACCGATGGAGAAAGCACATCAGCTCAGCCCGCTGCTGTCAGCAACGGAGAGGAAAGTGACGAGGGGAAAGAGATGGTGGAAGTGAAAATCATttggaacaaaaacaaatatgaccTTAAAATTCCTTTAGATGGCACCGGTGCTAAACTGAAGGAGAAGATTCACACTCTCACTG GTCTTCCACCTGCTATGCAGAAAGTGATGTACAAAGGACTGCTACCAGAGGACAAGACGCTTCGAGAAATCAAAGTTACAAATGGTGCAAAGATTATGGTTGTCGGATCTACAATAAATGATGTACTAGCTGTAAATACACCAAAAGAAGTTATTCAGCAAGAGGTTAAAGCTGAGGAGAACAAAAAGGAGCCATTGTGCAGGCAAAAG caacatAGAAAAGTTTTGGATAAAGGAAAACCAGATGATGTCATGCCATCTATAAAAGGAGCTAAG GAGCGTCTGCCAACAGTGCCTTTATCAGGAATGTACAACAAATCTGGTGGAAAAGTACGACTCACTTTTAAACTAGAACAGGATCAGTTGTGGATCGGAACAAAAG aaagaacagaaaaaattCCAATGGGTTCCATCAAAAATGTTGTGACTGAGCCAATAGAGGGTCATGAGGACTATCATATGATG GCATTTCAGCTGGGTCCGACAGAAGCCTCACAATATTGGGTCTACTGGGTGCCTGCACAGTTTGTTGATGCAATCAAAGACACAGTTCTCGGAAAATGGCAGTATTTTTAA